In a genomic window of Leucoraja erinacea ecotype New England chromosome 8, Leri_hhj_1, whole genome shotgun sequence:
- the LOC129699384 gene encoding uncharacterized protein LOC129699384 isoform X2, which translates to MSNECEQYEKKFKDVTLHHFRGGLSALLNFANYVNAYGYRDLEESECTKIKTVLETAHKAMSKAEDAAGSFIESLMKDTLQLALNFDEVKLKRKDLKESLQAKKYEMMLLENQRFQVNDQLQAARMSLQHTENALNAAEVRKGEKTTGRDMGIGLILLAPCVGIPMTVDYNKELKSTRKLLKEVEKQLYKLKDTVKEKEEEMKKGNSQILENSKETKMLKDNLAQTEIEVERMQMVVGALNDTKTKLKFCYNYLYSLQGLVEVLYQSSEDIYSLEPIKEAIEDTLKAIQQPNSHNELLTCNVDVQKVATDLRAIQYQIDRK; encoded by the exons ATGAGCAACGAGTGTGAACAGTACGAGAAAAAGTTCAAAGATGTGACCCTGCACCATTTTCGGGGGGGTCTCTCTGCTCTCCTCAACTTTGCCAACTACGTCAACGCCTATGGGTACAGGGATCTGGAGGAGTCGGAATGCACCAAGATCAAGACGGTGCTGGAGACTGCCCACAAGGCGATGAGCAAAGCTGAGGATGCGGCCGGAAGTTTTATTGAGTCGCTGATGAAGGACACCCTGCAGCTGGCCCTGAACTTTGACGAGGTCAAGTTGAAAAGGAAAGACCTGAAGGAGAGCCTGCAGGCCAAGAAGTACGAGATGATGTTATTGGAGAACCAGAGGTTCCAGGTCAACGACCAGCTCCAGGCTGCCAGAATGTCCCTGCAGCACACAGAGAACGCCCTGAACGCCGCTGAAGTGAGGAAAGGAGAGAAGACAACTGGCAGGGACATGGGGATCGGCCTGATACTGCTCGCTCCTTGTGTTG GGATCCCCATGACAGTCGACTACAACAAAGAGCTGAAGAGCACGAGGAAACTGTTGAAGGAGGTCGAGAAACAGTTGTACAAACTCAAGGACACCGTCAAGGAGAAGGAAGAGGAAATGAAGAAAGGCAACAGTCAGATCCTGGAGAATAGCAAGGAAACCAAAATGTTGAAGGACAACTTAGCCCAAACAGAGATCGAGGTGGAAAGAATGCAGATGGTGGTTGGGGCCCTGAATGACACCAAGACCAAACTTAAGTTCTGTTACAACTATCTCTATAGTCTCCAAGGACTTGTGGAGGTGTTGTATCAGAGCAGTGAGGATATATACAGCCTGGAGCCCATCAAGGAGGCGATAGAGGACACTTTGAAAGCCATCCAGCAGCCAAACTCCCACAATGAGTTGTTGACCTGCAATGTAGATGTCCAGAAGGTAGCCACAGATCTGAGAGCAATCCAATATCAAATAGACAGGAAGTGA
- the LOC129699384 gene encoding uncharacterized protein LOC129699384 isoform X1, which yields MSNECEQYEKKFKDVTLHHFRGGLSALLNFANYVNAYGYRDLEESECTKIKTVLETAHKAMSKAEDAAGSFIESLMKDTLQLALNFDEVKLKRKDLKESLQAKKYEMMLLENQRFQVNDQLQAARMSLQHTENALNAAEVRKGEKTTGRDMGIGLILLAPCVDDHNTGKVVVEDSPSDPSWRMHRFPQDPLRTTATGIPMTVDYNKELKSTRKLLKEVEKQLYKLKDTVKEKEEEMKKGNSQILENSKETKMLKDNLAQTEIEVERMQMVVGALNDTKTKLKFCYNYLYSLQGLVEVLYQSSEDIYSLEPIKEAIEDTLKAIQQPNSHNELLTCNVDVQKVATDLRAIQYQIDRK from the exons ATGAGCAACGAGTGTGAACAGTACGAGAAAAAGTTCAAAGATGTGACCCTGCACCATTTTCGGGGGGGTCTCTCTGCTCTCCTCAACTTTGCCAACTACGTCAACGCCTATGGGTACAGGGATCTGGAGGAGTCGGAATGCACCAAGATCAAGACGGTGCTGGAGACTGCCCACAAGGCGATGAGCAAAGCTGAGGATGCGGCCGGAAGTTTTATTGAGTCGCTGATGAAGGACACCCTGCAGCTGGCCCTGAACTTTGACGAGGTCAAGTTGAAAAGGAAAGACCTGAAGGAGAGCCTGCAGGCCAAGAAGTACGAGATGATGTTATTGGAGAACCAGAGGTTCCAGGTCAACGACCAGCTCCAGGCTGCCAGAATGTCCCTGCAGCACACAGAGAACGCCCTGAACGCCGCTGAAGTGAGGAAAGGAGAGAAGACAACTGGCAGGGACATGGGGATCGGCCTGATACTGCTCGCTCCTTGTGTTG ATGACCACAACACTGGGAAAGTAGTTGTGGAAGACTCACCTAGTGACCCCAGCTGGAGAATGCACAGGTTTCCTCAGGATCCGCTGAGAACGACTGCGACAG GGATCCCCATGACAGTCGACTACAACAAAGAGCTGAAGAGCACGAGGAAACTGTTGAAGGAGGTCGAGAAACAGTTGTACAAACTCAAGGACACCGTCAAGGAGAAGGAAGAGGAAATGAAGAAAGGCAACAGTCAGATCCTGGAGAATAGCAAGGAAACCAAAATGTTGAAGGACAACTTAGCCCAAACAGAGATCGAGGTGGAAAGAATGCAGATGGTGGTTGGGGCCCTGAATGACACCAAGACCAAACTTAAGTTCTGTTACAACTATCTCTATAGTCTCCAAGGACTTGTGGAGGTGTTGTATCAGAGCAGTGAGGATATATACAGCCTGGAGCCCATCAAGGAGGCGATAGAGGACACTTTGAAAGCCATCCAGCAGCCAAACTCCCACAATGAGTTGTTGACCTGCAATGTAGATGTCCAGAAGGTAGCCACAGATCTGAGAGCAATCCAATATCAAATAGACAGGAAGTGA